A portion of the Drosophila sechellia strain sech25 chromosome 2R, ASM438219v1, whole genome shotgun sequence genome contains these proteins:
- the LOC6615491 gene encoding F-box only protein 42, producing MDASSYKVDGENDNCGATLAAVNLNVLPDEILEFIFTYLPPYGDLEHCSLVCKRWHAIVKNLVRRSKHNLEKGLIDFRLRWEVFSQQTVNGGAGAPLSFIAGRFAHSAVRQDNSMFVFGGGSSSDTTFNDLWRFDLTHMRWARPVATGTYPSPKGSASMVAWRDQLILFGGWRYPSLHPPYQPWCLFDELHYYDLGKNRWLLRSSLSSPPPMAGHSATVHGDRMVVFGGYQIKDDFNVNSNDTWVLDLPEQRWWQPLFVGNTRPSPRYGQIQVELGKNHLLIVGGCGGANRVYTDAWLLDMTRDVWSWKSIAVRNKRFGAVHMWCNPGCKVNNYLVVVGPSPNMPQDFQMMKQSRVPVVGGRGPPPPNPLQNVPPRGYRIPVPDRRLGGGLGGPGQNRGGNIRPGVGGAAAALGPQEQYLANRRAILNQHMQQAQQFLHNSNVNNNNNNYQPRSGRLSDLHAPPAPAAAASPPSPPVRPNAPPSPADGDVDAAQRLQRNLALRCRDNEPRLPKRFDELYEDPFRMAAFNVPTRSRSASRDHNERIRRMEEKMNAIRNSRRSAPAAAQVEPQPLRAPSPKRLRCNVQSLFVCDISGILDSSEPALEWVEYKNFGVLKGAPDRLILSSLIAGNGELILFGGVHKETLTDITHHVSNSIHFLSVPRDII from the exons AGCAGTTACAAGGTCGATGGCGAGAACGACAATTGCGGGGCGACCTTGGCCGCTGTAAATCTGAATGTCCTTCCCGATGAGATACTGGAGTTCATTTTCACCTACCTGCCACCCTACGGCGACTTGGAGCACTGCAGCCTGGTGTGCAAGCGATGGCACGCCATTGTGAAGA ACCTTGTGCGCCGTTCCAAGCACAATCTGGAGAAGGGCCTCATCGACTTTCGACTGCGCTGGGAGGTGTTTTCCCAGCAGACAGTCAATGGCGGAGCTGGAGCACCATTATCCTTTATTGCGGGACGATTTGCTCACTCGGCTGTGCGGCAAGACAACTCCATGTTCGTGTTCGGCGGCGGCTCCTCCTCGGACACCACCTTCAACGATCTGTGGCGCTTTGACTTGACGCACATGCGGTGGGCGCGGCCAGTGGCCACAGGAACCTATCCCTCGCCCAAGGGCAGTGCATCAATGGTGGCGTGGAGGGACCAGCTGATACTCTTTGGCGGATGGCGATACCCCTCGCTTCATCCGCCCTACCAACCATGGTGTTTATTTGACGAGCTGCACTACTACGATCTTGGAAAGAACCGCTGGCTGCTGCGAAGCTCCCTATCTTCCCCACCACCGATGGCTGGACACTCGGCCACGGTACATGGCGATCGGATGGTAGTTTTTGGCGGTTACCAGATCAAAGACGATTTCAATGTGAACTCGAACGACACATGGGTACTGGATCTGCCGGAGCAGCGCTGGTGGCAGCCACTCTTTGTGGGCAACACGCGGCCCAGTCCGAGATACGGACAAATCCAAGTGGAGTTGGGAAAGAATCACCTGCTGATCGTGGGAGGATGTGGCGGTGCCAATCGGGTGTACACTGATGCCTGGCTGCTGGACATGACCAGGGATGTATGGAGCTGGAAGTCTATTGCTGTGCGCAACAAGCGTTTTGGAGCCGTCCACATGTGGTGCAATCCCGGTTGCAAGGTCAACAACTACCTGGTGGTCGTGGGCCCATCGCCCAACATGCCGCAGGACTTCCAAATGATGAAGCAGAGCAGAGTCCCAGTCGTTGGAGGACGTGGACCTCCGCCGCCGAATCCTCTTCAAAATGTACCTCCAAGGGGATACCGGATACCAGTTCCGGATCGTCGACTAGGTGGAGGACTTGGTGGACCTGGCCAAAATCGTGGAGGAAACATCCGTCCTGGAGTGggaggtgcagcagcagcactggGTCCTCAAGAACAGTATTTGGCAAACCGAAGAGCAATTCTTAATCAACACATGCAGCAAGCTCAGCAATTCCTGCACAACAGCAATGtgaacaataataacaataattaccAACCGCGCTCGGGAAGATTGAGTGATCTGCATGCCCCGCCTGctccggctgctgctgcttctcctcCATCCCCGCCAGTGCGACCAAATGCTCCGCCATCTCCTGCCGACGGCGATGTGGACGCCGCACAGCGCTTGCAAAGAAATTTAGCTCTAAGGTGTCGTGATAATGAACCTAGGCTACCAAAACGTTTCGATGAGCTCTATGAG GATCCCTTTCGAATGGCCGCCTTCAATGTGCCCACACGATCGAGGAGTGCTTCGCGGGATCACAACGAGCGAATACGACGTATGGAGGAGAAGATGAACGCCATTCGCAATTCGCGACGCAGCGCACCTGCGGCCGCCCAAGTGGAACCACAACCGCTACGCGCACCCTCTCCCAAACGATTGCGCTGCAATGTGCAATCCCTGTTCGTGTGTGACATCTCCGGCATTTTGGACAGCAGCGAACCCGCCCTCGAGTGGGTGGAATACAAAAACTTCGGAGTGCTCAAGGGTGCTCCGGATCGGCTAATCCTCTCGAGCCTCATTGCTGGCAACGGCGAGCTCATCCTCTTCGGGGGCGTGCACAAGGAGACACTAACGGACATCACACACCATGTGTCCAATTCCATACACTTCCTGAGTGTGCCACGTGATATTATCTAA